Proteins co-encoded in one Candidatus Izemoplasmatales bacterium genomic window:
- a CDS encoding InlB B-repeat-containing protein — MKRKFLLFALVTFLTFGLAGCDILLSLLGQVTTTVTTVETTDTSDTAITTVTTQPAITTTEGTTTAPVTTTTGGTTVSTIQQYTVVFYDYDGTTVLKTQMVTQGGSATPPADPARPATDQFTFAFSGWSGSYTNVTANATVLATYTATIRQYTVTFLNDDGTTVLGTSTVDYGTAATAPANPSKPATAQYTYAFTGWSAVFNDVRSNFSVTAQYGATVRQYTVTFVNYDGAVLGTSTVNYGTAATAPAATPDKPDTPQWDYAFIGWDVAFANVQSTLTVTAQFGQTLRQYEVRFVNDDDSLIQTSMVAYGSGATAPANPTKASTAQFDYAFTNWDVPFASITGALTVRAVYASTVRSYEVVFQDADGTELKTETVAYGGAATAPADPSRDSTAQYDYAFTGWDVAFDPIHGETTVTATYSQTVREYSVIFYDEDGITVLDEVMVPYGGSAIPPADPAKAGNDHATYTFSHWEGTYVGITGHETVIAVYDEQRTAYFVSFFDIDGALIDRQLVLSGQDAVAPADPARPDTTQYTYTFTGWLGDYLAVSADVAIYAQYDVVVNTYTVAFYSEDGLTLLGTSTVEYGHPAVAPDDPTKPEYFFVGWSEGVAFVTRDMVVFAVFSDVVWDRQLLLDYVATWHEETPTPEQLEADVAMLLGILGLDPLDPLAERQAYDLVMVFQGFLADMTDAGTLAEIQEAYANAKASGFDRDRVITVLLGVAEMNIENGIANGRVEEILSQIAWLEQAILDAEAGKPIRIQDGVDYCTGYAGENQAACASAWAAFVEETNLNHAYIELIDQYTYELYQGIWNWDVWYDLSWLLEDILHYTYVEPDPYYVDLYLAAYNEVLNGLSSEDQAMYDAVLTAFSAWKSFQMTTADPYRELAYGLADVNGYNIGGTLTGDLLASYEQLFWDINQYSWHIVELQWQLQDAYDQREVLLALQAYLATEEGYAKAEILVGTVYDMLESVLYGIDEGTFELLFGLATGQIDPATLSIDPASLLNYVDRSAALIRLFLSTVDAADLANVKSILIDALGIYADVEGLSAEETTALVALFSGRFDEYALMVEDVYGEFLAILDSLDEAKIQIIVDQIQILQNGVYGIARTGGIEGIDLRQIVAIAKIVDILAYQSGVDVEALAGYFVRLYYDMNYEFCYDDMERLAVTAALQDSVARILELVHVIAGFESGVMPSPAQLEMIFELKVRIETIGQAFGEGWPELMLEADYTTYTHEMFLDLIYQMNGWSITPEEAEAQIAMIVATLEESEQDSFFIMLAFASVFQNIGRNPSVTVLADFYFGLAAMGYDNATLARIITNFAVNMVDYQIAYSDVDDRIAQLEEMIAEYMLYIDDLDDEYALVLAAVSFEIALLPEDARAVADACFQSRLQEDLMWREYWRIYDNIRYSDAYYDLWNDFIYDNLTDAIDRMSQYGSTSYEDPIAYDEAQDDFDSVWDSLTDDERNMYLPALNAWKLRVEFYWNTVEPAIIDLTSWVPGLYASDGYTPFFDYLMGQLDTLYWNRMEVRYSEEYITNWTSEMTYLQEHGLDELYAFQTFLADPLNRALIEDAVLIVLDDFAGVLAATDTETIDMFLSFFVNQYGSEMPDLSAAAILGYTQDLSAILKALGATITEDEYETLITLAMKGFAFFIGAQSEIPETEMAAILDMIEGMIRKYLPIAIDTRDIVTDFLDSLTVEKIQIVLDQLAILGFGDKPMADGGYDGPSQIEMAIAIATIVDTLLYDGSLDTDALIATAIEIYYDVAVGGGYDPAVKAAVVVAFQTHVDQLIMMAHDLAGVDPSILTPADVALLMELQQRLDFLMGVLQSGDLERILEPVTFGYQRWMFVELLWNLDWSGPWDDETVVDVTITTVTQVFETSEEESYYNLVAIMNLVRGAIESQDPEMILNAIAMLEQIGFTDEEIAGYLGNLPLAVLTYQQFISDYYYYDDGNPYAWDLQYALANLADLQAAYEMDLLYAQENVDYWIEQLARVLNVGVVTIPLISDETTRDATLAYWNQKIANDEAGLLYYWSMDEAEMNPAWNYDLFYDLQYDLEQSIYYASYQASLDGFADAMTASGYRADYDDAFAALTPEEQAMYGPILALDEAFLTENLNGFAQTRETFYDAFWSATVEDEMLMNDIDAALSEHWYILDSLHDAQKWVDELDAMYLAQIQEAADFLAEIQALYDSYEPEDLGWLIDFFADPANDALWNTITLMIVQEIDNLLENVTPEMLATIESLVRFQQMQGEADSLRWQIEDLYWQLNDYADQASEAIAELSDPISIAYAQTWWDVNVASTELWVVYQAKTEAAWEVPGYDDWFYRGLESYIDSALYEEIVGMNPGEGMYFRGQADMMLAGIDPAMVPIYMDLLSSFEMYRSHYYAVVRPAEIDYFGHMGTGVDYTMQLGWAIENLNVAQNQLNDTVADGALYVSMILDEGARNAALEHWNWTKAESEAYVAYIAALEIADDDPLWNEDMFYNYLLYPLSQSIYYNSYLAGSYGSSDPMLAGSFYTTYVNTLSSLTYEEQTLYLSVLEPYQVYGNLDCNQQPSAQDLFWTAYGTATVDDQSYMILVNDVTYTIEPALFSIHYCQLEVEYWQSMVDATTGEISWSYYYIDSLVWSYRYAMEQVRWMENQKAELEAGLAGLVDLSPAGLVGYAQILSGYLGIVGDSIDEIEAQALADFMYALTAAHIHESGLYTTDEEIILMAEIEGVFEWYVDGILYAPDMLATFLANVTEEEIVRFMDALQVVQMLGGDESDLANMTRAVAIADMVLAVAGDGNLDVDFIVESFVCGFFDGEYHLHYDGPIDIEARILYLQTLIGDILLQADVIDEFDPNALTEEQRGEINAFHLLVEELIPYFDYGPDYEPIV, encoded by the coding sequence ATGAAGAGGAAGTTTCTCCTGTTTGCGCTCGTCACCTTTCTGACGTTCGGCCTCGCCGGCTGCGACATCCTGCTCAGCCTGCTCGGTCAGGTGACGACCACCGTCACCACCGTCGAAACGACGGATACGTCCGATACCGCCATCACCACCGTTACCACCCAACCCGCGATCACCACCACGGAAGGAACGACCACGGCCCCGGTCACCACGACGACCGGCGGCACGACCGTTTCGACCATCCAGCAATATACCGTCGTCTTCTACGACTATGACGGCACGACCGTCCTGAAGACGCAGATGGTGACCCAGGGTGGCAGCGCCACCCCGCCGGCCGATCCCGCCCGGCCGGCGACCGACCAGTTCACCTTCGCGTTCTCCGGCTGGTCCGGAAGCTACACGAACGTGACGGCGAACGCCACCGTCCTCGCCACCTACACGGCGACGATCCGGCAGTACACCGTCACCTTCCTGAACGACGACGGCACGACCGTCCTCGGAACGTCGACGGTGGACTACGGCACGGCCGCGACCGCCCCGGCGAACCCGTCCAAGCCGGCCACGGCGCAGTACACCTACGCCTTCACCGGATGGAGCGCCGTCTTCAACGACGTCCGCTCGAACTTCTCCGTGACCGCCCAGTACGGCGCCACGGTCCGTCAGTACACCGTCACCTTCGTGAACTACGACGGCGCGGTGCTCGGGACCTCGACCGTGAACTACGGCACCGCCGCCACCGCTCCGGCGGCCACTCCGGACAAGCCCGACACGCCGCAGTGGGACTACGCCTTCATCGGCTGGGACGTCGCCTTCGCGAACGTCCAGTCGACCCTGACCGTCACCGCCCAGTTCGGACAGACCCTCCGCCAGTACGAGGTCCGGTTCGTCAACGACGACGACTCCCTCATCCAGACCTCGATGGTCGCCTACGGTTCCGGAGCGACCGCGCCCGCGAATCCGACCAAGGCCTCGACCGCGCAATTCGACTACGCGTTCACCAACTGGGACGTCCCGTTCGCCAGCATCACCGGCGCGCTCACCGTCCGCGCGGTCTATGCGTCCACGGTCCGCTCCTACGAAGTCGTCTTCCAGGACGCCGACGGGACCGAGCTGAAGACGGAGACGGTCGCCTATGGCGGCGCCGCCACCGCTCCTGCCGACCCGAGCCGCGACTCGACCGCGCAGTACGACTACGCCTTCACCGGCTGGGACGTCGCGTTCGATCCGATCCATGGGGAGACCACCGTCACCGCCACCTATTCCCAGACGGTCCGCGAATATTCCGTCATCTTCTACGACGAAGACGGCATCACGGTCCTCGACGAGGTCATGGTCCCCTACGGCGGATCCGCGATTCCGCCCGCCGATCCCGCCAAGGCCGGCAACGATCACGCGACCTACACCTTCTCGCACTGGGAAGGAACGTACGTCGGCATCACCGGACATGAGACCGTCATCGCCGTCTACGACGAGCAACGCACCGCCTATTTCGTCTCGTTCTTCGACATCGACGGCGCGCTCATCGACAGACAGCTCGTCCTCTCCGGCCAGGATGCGGTCGCTCCCGCCGATCCGGCGCGTCCCGACACCACGCAGTACACCTACACCTTCACCGGTTGGCTCGGCGACTACCTCGCCGTCTCGGCCGACGTCGCGATCTACGCACAGTACGACGTCGTCGTCAACACCTATACCGTCGCGTTCTACAGCGAGGACGGTCTCACGCTCCTCGGCACCTCGACGGTCGAATACGGTCATCCGGCGGTCGCGCCGGACGATCCGACGAAACCCGAGTACTTCTTCGTCGGCTGGTCCGAAGGCGTCGCCTTCGTGACCCGCGACATGGTCGTCTTCGCCGTGTTCTCCGACGTCGTCTGGGACCGTCAGCTCCTGCTCGACTATGTCGCCACCTGGCATGAGGAGACCCCGACGCCCGAACAGCTCGAAGCGGACGTGGCGATGCTCCTCGGCATCCTCGGGCTTGATCCGCTCGATCCGCTCGCGGAGCGCCAGGCCTACGATCTGGTCATGGTTTTCCAGGGATTCCTCGCGGACATGACGGATGCCGGCACGCTCGCCGAGATCCAGGAAGCCTACGCGAACGCGAAGGCTTCCGGCTTCGACCGCGACCGCGTCATCACCGTCCTCCTCGGCGTCGCCGAGATGAACATCGAGAACGGCATCGCGAACGGCCGCGTCGAGGAAATCCTCAGCCAGATCGCTTGGCTCGAACAGGCGATCCTCGACGCCGAAGCCGGCAAGCCGATCCGAATCCAGGACGGCGTCGACTACTGCACCGGATACGCCGGCGAGAATCAGGCCGCATGCGCATCCGCCTGGGCCGCATTCGTCGAGGAGACGAACCTCAACCACGCCTACATCGAGCTGATCGACCAATATACCTACGAACTGTACCAGGGCATCTGGAACTGGGACGTCTGGTACGATCTCTCGTGGCTGCTCGAAGACATCCTCCACTACACCTATGTCGAACCCGATCCCTATTACGTCGACCTCTACCTCGCGGCCTACAACGAAGTCCTGAACGGACTCTCGTCCGAGGATCAGGCGATGTACGATGCGGTCCTGACCGCCTTCTCCGCCTGGAAGAGTTTCCAGATGACGACCGCCGATCCGTACCGCGAGCTCGCGTACGGTCTGGCCGATGTGAACGGCTACAACATCGGCGGGACCCTCACGGGCGACCTCCTTGCCTCGTACGAACAGCTTTTCTGGGACATCAACCAGTACAGCTGGCACATCGTCGAACTGCAGTGGCAGCTCCAGGACGCCTACGACCAGCGCGAAGTGCTGCTCGCGCTCCAGGCCTACCTCGCCACCGAGGAAGGCTACGCCAAGGCCGAGATCCTCGTCGGCACGGTCTACGACATGCTGGAATCGGTCCTCTACGGCATCGACGAGGGCACGTTCGAACTCCTGTTCGGCCTCGCCACGGGCCAGATCGATCCCGCGACCCTCAGCATCGACCCGGCGTCGCTTCTGAACTACGTCGACCGCTCCGCGGCGCTGATCCGCCTCTTCCTCTCGACGGTCGATGCCGCCGACCTCGCCAACGTCAAGTCGATCCTGATCGACGCCCTCGGCATCTACGCCGATGTCGAAGGGCTCTCCGCAGAGGAGACCACCGCCCTCGTCGCCCTGTTCTCCGGCCGCTTCGACGAATATGCCCTGATGGTCGAAGACGTCTACGGCGAATTCCTCGCGATCCTCGACTCGCTCGACGAGGCGAAGATCCAGATCATCGTCGATCAGATCCAGATCCTCCAGAACGGCGTGTACGGCATCGCCCGCACCGGCGGCATCGAAGGCATCGACCTCCGCCAGATCGTCGCGATCGCGAAGATCGTCGACATCCTGGCCTACCAGAGCGGCGTCGACGTCGAGGCTCTCGCCGGCTACTTCGTCCGGCTGTACTACGACATGAACTACGAGTTCTGCTACGACGACATGGAACGCCTGGCCGTGACGGCCGCGCTCCAGGACAGCGTCGCACGCATCCTCGAACTCGTCCACGTCATCGCCGGCTTCGAATCCGGCGTCATGCCCTCGCCCGCCCAGCTCGAGATGATCTTCGAGCTCAAGGTCCGCATCGAAACGATCGGACAGGCGTTCGGCGAAGGTTGGCCGGAACTGATGCTGGAAGCCGACTACACCACCTACACCCACGAGATGTTCCTCGACCTGATCTACCAGATGAACGGCTGGAGCATCACACCCGAAGAGGCCGAGGCGCAGATCGCGATGATCGTCGCCACCCTGGAAGAATCCGAACAGGATTCCTTCTTCATCATGCTCGCGTTCGCGAGCGTCTTCCAGAACATCGGTCGGAATCCGTCCGTCACCGTCCTCGCCGACTTCTACTTCGGCCTTGCGGCGATGGGCTACGACAACGCGACCCTCGCCCGCATCATCACCAACTTCGCGGTGAACATGGTCGACTACCAGATCGCCTACTCAGACGTCGACGACCGGATCGCGCAGCTGGAAGAGATGATCGCGGAGTACATGCTCTACATCGACGACCTCGATGACGAATATGCGCTCGTCCTGGCGGCCGTTTCATTCGAAATCGCCCTTCTTCCCGAGGATGCCAGAGCCGTTGCGGACGCCTGTTTCCAGAGTCGTCTGCAAGAGGATCTGATGTGGCGCGAATACTGGCGGATCTACGACAACATCCGCTACTCCGACGCCTATTACGATCTCTGGAACGACTTCATCTATGACAACCTCACCGACGCCATCGATCGGATGTCGCAGTACGGCTCAACGTCTTACGAAGACCCGATCGCGTATGACGAAGCCCAGGATGATTTCGATTCCGTCTGGGACTCCCTCACCGACGACGAACGGAACATGTATCTCCCCGCGCTCAACGCTTGGAAGTTGCGCGTCGAATTCTACTGGAACACCGTGGAACCAGCCATCATCGACCTCACATCATGGGTTCCGGGCCTCTATGCTTCCGACGGCTATACCCCGTTCTTCGACTATCTGATGGGGCAGCTGGACACATTGTACTGGAACCGCATGGAAGTCAGATACTCGGAGGAATACATCACCAATTGGACGTCCGAGATGACTTATCTCCAGGAACACGGCCTCGATGAGCTCTACGCCTTCCAGACGTTCCTCGCCGACCCGCTCAACCGCGCCCTCATCGAGGATGCGGTCCTGATCGTCCTCGACGACTTCGCCGGCGTCCTCGCGGCCACCGACACCGAGACGATCGACATGTTCCTTTCGTTCTTCGTCAACCAATACGGGTCCGAGATGCCGGACCTCTCCGCCGCCGCCATCCTGGGTTATACGCAGGACCTCTCCGCCATCCTCAAGGCGCTGGGCGCGACGATCACCGAGGACGAGTACGAGACCCTGATCACGCTCGCGATGAAGGGCTTCGCCTTCTTCATCGGCGCGCAGTCCGAGATTCCCGAAACGGAGATGGCCGCGATCCTCGACATGATCGAAGGCATGATCCGCAAGTACCTGCCGATCGCGATCGATACCCGCGACATCGTCACCGACTTCCTCGATTCGCTCACCGTCGAGAAGATCCAGATCGTCCTCGACCAGCTCGCGATCCTCGGCTTCGGCGACAAGCCGATGGCGGACGGCGGCTACGACGGCCCGTCGCAGATCGAGATGGCGATCGCGATCGCCACGATCGTCGACACGCTCCTCTACGACGGCTCGCTCGACACCGACGCCCTGATCGCCACGGCGATCGAGATCTACTACGACGTCGCCGTCGGCGGCGGATACGATCCCGCCGTCAAGGCAGCTGTCGTCGTCGCCTTCCAGACACACGTCGACCAGCTGATCATGATGGCCCACGACCTCGCGGGCGTCGATCCGTCGATCCTCACTCCCGCCGACGTCGCGCTCCTGATGGAACTCCAGCAGCGCCTCGATTTCCTGATGGGCGTGCTCCAGAGCGGCGACCTCGAACGGATCCTCGAGCCGGTCACCTTCGGGTACCAGCGCTGGATGTTCGTCGAACTCCTCTGGAACCTCGACTGGAGCGGTCCGTGGGACGACGAAACCGTCGTCGATGTCACCATCACCACCGTCACCCAGGTGTTCGAGACCTCCGAGGAGGAAAGCTACTACAACCTCGTCGCGATCATGAATCTGGTCCGCGGAGCGATCGAGAGCCAGGATCCGGAAATGATCCTGAACGCCATCGCGATGCTCGAACAGATCGGTTTCACCGACGAGGAGATCGCGGGTTACCTCGGCAACCTGCCGCTCGCCGTCCTCACCTATCAGCAGTTCATCTCCGACTACTATTACTACGACGACGGCAATCCCTACGCCTGGGATCTGCAATATGCGCTCGCCAACCTCGCCGACCTGCAGGCGGCTTATGAAATGGATCTTCTGTACGCCCAGGAGAACGTCGACTACTGGATCGAGCAGCTCGCGAGGGTCCTGAACGTCGGTGTCGTCACGATTCCGCTGATTTCGGATGAAACCACCCGCGACGCGACGCTCGCCTACTGGAACCAGAAGATCGCGAACGACGAGGCCGGTCTCCTCTACTACTGGTCCATGGACGAAGCCGAAATGAATCCGGCATGGAACTACGATCTCTTCTACGATCTCCAATACGATCTGGAACAGTCCATCTACTACGCCAGCTACCAGGCGTCCCTCGACGGCTTCGCCGATGCCATGACGGCATCCGGCTACCGCGCCGACTATGACGACGCCTTCGCGGCCCTCACGCCAGAAGAACAGGCGATGTACGGCCCGATCCTCGCGCTTGACGAAGCGTTCCTGACCGAAAACCTGAACGGATTCGCACAGACCAGAGAAACGTTCTATGATGCGTTCTGGTCCGCAACGGTCGAAGACGAAATGCTCATGAACGACATCGATGCCGCCCTTTCGGAGCATTGGTACATCCTCGACAGCCTGCACGACGCCCAGAAATGGGTCGACGAACTCGACGCGATGTACCTCGCTCAGATCCAGGAAGCGGCCGACTTCCTCGCCGAGATCCAGGCGCTCTACGATTCCTACGAACCCGAGGACCTCGGCTGGCTGATCGACTTCTTCGCCGATCCCGCCAACGACGCCCTCTGGAACACCATCACCCTGATGATCGTGCAGGAAATCGACAACCTGCTTGAAAACGTCACCCCCGAGATGCTGGCGACGATCGAATCCCTCGTCAGATTCCAGCAGATGCAGGGCGAAGCCGACTCGCTCCGCTGGCAGATCGAGGACCTCTACTGGCAGCTGAACGACTACGCCGACCAGGCTTCCGAAGCGATCGCCGAACTCAGCGATCCGATCTCGATCGCCTACGCCCAGACCTGGTGGGACGTCAACGTCGCCAGCACCGAACTGTGGGTCGTCTACCAGGCGAAGACCGAAGCCGCCTGGGAAGTCCCCGGCTACGACGACTGGTTCTATCGCGGCCTCGAATCCTACATCGATTCGGCGCTGTACGAGGAAATCGTGGGAATGAATCCGGGGGAAGGCATGTACTTCCGCGGACAGGCGGACATGATGCTCGCCGGCATCGACCCGGCCATGGTTCCCATCTACATGGACCTTCTGTCGAGCTTTGAAATGTATCGCTCCCACTACTATGCCGTCGTGCGTCCGGCCGAGATCGACTACTTCGGCCACATGGGCACCGGCGTAGACTACACGATGCAGCTCGGCTGGGCGATCGAGAACCTGAACGTCGCGCAGAACCAGCTCAACGACACCGTCGCCGACGGCGCGCTCTACGTCTCCATGATCCTCGATGAAGGCGCCCGCAACGCCGCCCTCGAGCACTGGAACTGGACGAAGGCTGAATCCGAAGCGTACGTCGCCTACATCGCCGCGCTCGAAATCGCGGACGACGACCCGCTCTGGAACGAGGACATGTTCTACAACTACCTGCTCTATCCGCTCTCGCAGTCGATCTACTACAACAGTTATCTGGCCGGATCTTACGGCTCCAGCGACCCGATGCTGGCGGGCTCGTTCTACACGACCTACGTCAACACCCTGTCCTCCCTCACCTATGAGGAGCAGACGCTCTATCTTAGCGTCCTCGAGCCCTACCAGGTCTACGGGAACCTCGACTGCAACCAGCAACCGTCCGCACAGGACCTGTTCTGGACCGCCTACGGCACGGCGACGGTCGACGACCAGTCCTATATGATTCTGGTCAACGACGTCACCTACACGATCGAACCGGCGCTGTTCTCGATCCACTACTGCCAGCTCGAAGTCGAATACTGGCAATCGATGGTCGACGCCACCACCGGCGAGATTTCCTGGTCCTATTATTACATCGACAGCCTCGTCTGGTCGTACCGCTATGCGATGGAACAAGTCCGCTGGATGGAGAATCAGAAGGCCGAACTTGAAGCCGGTCTGGCCGGCCTCGTCGACCTCTCGCCCGCCGGCCTTGTCGGTTACGCGCAGATCCTGTCGGGTTACCTCGGCATCGTCGGCGACTCGATCGACGAGATCGAAGCCCAGGCGCTCGCCGACTTCATGTACGCCCTCACCGCGGCGCACATCCACGAGTCGGGTCTCTACACCACCGATGAAGAAATCATCCTGATGGCCGAGATCGAAGGCGTCTTCGAATGGTACGTCGACGGCATCCTCTACGCCCCCGACATGCTCGCGACCTTCCTGGCCAACGTCACCGAGGAAGAGATCGTCCGCTTCATGGACGCCCTCCAGGTCGTCCAGATGCTCGGCGGCGACGAGTCGGACCTCGCCAACATGACCCGCGCGGTCGCGATCGCCGACATGGTCCTCGCGGTCGCCGGCGACGGCAACCTCGACGTCGACTTCATCGTCGAGTCCTTCGTCTGCGGATTCTTCGACGGCGAGTACCACCTGCACTACGACGGCCCGATCGACATCGAGGCCCGGATCCTGTACCTGCAGACCCTGATCGGCGACATCCTCCTCCAGGCGGACGTCATCGACGAGTTCGATCCGAACGCGCTCACCGAGGAACAGCGCGGCGAGATCAACGCGTTCCACCTCCTCGTCGAGGAACTGATCCCCTACTTCGACTACGGCCCCGACTACGAGCCGATCGTCTGA
- a CDS encoding RNA methyltransferase, with product MTIASLQNERIAELLRLDRRRHRDETGRFVVEGPHLVAEAVAAGLCETVFAVADPGFTGIETFLVTEPVMAKIAATYAPQGVLAIVRRPAPRALGDRVLLLDGIQDPGNMGTLLRTALAFGFATVVADGCVDWYNQKVLRATQGAVFRLNLLEADLTEFSDAHPGWAVYGTDPHGGIPLDRFVPPAGPFALLLGNEGAGVRPALLAAAAKTVRIETTDVESLNVAVAGAIAMYRMRAR from the coding sequence ATGACGATCGCATCGCTCCAGAACGAACGCATCGCCGAACTGCTCCGGCTCGACCGCAGGCGCCATCGCGACGAGACCGGACGTTTCGTCGTCGAAGGTCCCCATCTCGTCGCCGAGGCCGTCGCCGCCGGACTCTGCGAAACCGTCTTTGCGGTCGCCGATCCCGGCTTCACCGGCATCGAGACCTTCCTCGTGACCGAGCCGGTGATGGCGAAGATCGCGGCGACCTACGCCCCCCAGGGCGTCCTCGCGATCGTCCGCCGTCCCGCGCCGCGCGCGCTCGGCGACCGCGTCCTCCTGCTCGACGGGATCCAGGATCCCGGCAACATGGGAACGCTTCTGCGCACCGCGCTCGCCTTCGGCTTTGCGACCGTCGTCGCCGACGGCTGCGTCGACTGGTACAACCAGAAGGTCCTGCGCGCCACGCAGGGCGCCGTCTTCCGCCTGAACCTGCTTGAGGCGGACCTGACGGAGTTTTCCGACGCCCATCCCGGATGGGCGGTCTACGGCACCGACCCCCACGGCGGCATCCCGCTCGACCGGTTCGTCCCGCCGGCCGGTCCGTTCGCCCTCCTGCTCGGCAACGAAGGCGCCGGCGTCCGGCCCGCGCTTTTGGCGGCCGCCGCGAAGACCGTCCGGATCGAGACGACGGACGTCGAGAGCCTGAACGTCGCCGTCGCCGGCGCGATCGCGATGTATCGCATGCGCGCACGATAG
- a CDS encoding GNAT family N-acetyltransferase: MEFRIENHRLFAESPEGKLLAELTFPARDEKRVNVDHVFVDESLRGQGVAGRMMEAICDHVKAAGLMIVAKCPYAIEWFKKHPERQDVVVNVKTRPNP, from the coding sequence ATGGAATTCAGGATCGAGAACCACCGCCTCTTCGCCGAATCCCCCGAGGGCAAGCTGCTCGCCGAACTGACCTTCCCGGCCCGCGACGAAAAACGCGTCAACGTCGACCACGTCTTCGTCGACGAATCGCTGCGCGGACAGGGCGTCGCCGGGCGGATGATGGAGGCCATCTGCGACCACGTCAAGGCCGCCGGCCTGATGATCGTCGCGAAATGCCCGTACGCGATCGAATGGTTCAAGAAGCATCCCGAACGCCAGGACGTCGTCGTCAACGTCAAGACCCGTCCGAATCCGTGA
- the rimP gene encoding ribosome maturation factor RimP → MELNAIREAIAPAVTRMGYELYDVEFAKERKVLILRVTIDKPEGIDIDDCVAVSDVLNPLLDQLDPVQGDYSLEVTSPGAERRLRNLAEIQASIGRFVHVVHDGVKTEGVLEAADAENITLKVGSKPAVIPTPTVTLIRHAIKF, encoded by the coding sequence ATGGAACTGAATGCGATCCGGGAGGCCATCGCTCCCGCCGTGACCCGGATGGGTTACGAACTCTACGACGTCGAATTCGCGAAGGAACGCAAGGTCCTGATCCTCCGGGTCACGATCGACAAACCCGAGGGCATCGACATCGACGACTGCGTCGCCGTGTCCGACGTCCTGAATCCGCTCCTCGACCAGCTCGATCCCGTCCAGGGCGACTATTCGCTCGAGGTGACCTCGCCCGGCGCGGAACGCAGGCTCCGCAACCTCGCCGAGATCCAGGCGTCGATCGGCCGCTTCGTCCACGTCGTCCACGACGGCGTCAAGACCGAAGGCGTCCTCGAAGCCGCGGACGCGGAGAACATCACCCTCAAAGTCGGAAGCAAGCCGGCGGTCATCCCGACGCCGACCGTCACATTGATCCGCCACGCGATCAAATTCTAG
- the nusA gene encoding transcription termination factor NusA, translating into MISKEFFKALDQIAIERGLDRAKILDVFAKGLLNAYKKDYDGYQNAEVVYNEDKYEIQIVTTSTVVETVDPEAEKGTQITLEEAQVLKKNAKIGDVIEQRITPKDFGRIAASSAKQILTQGLKQLERDHAYDLFVEKTGEMVIADVVAITEDFITLNVGHDTETSIPTKDFPQNDLTLGSQVRVYITKVEATTKGPKVFVSRTDRNLVKRLMENAIPELQEGVVEIMGLARDPGDRCKVCVMSNNPKVDPVGACLGRGGSRIKSVIDSLDGEKIDVYAWNEDPRILVSNSISPAKTVDVIVDVKEKTAIAVVPDDMLSLAIGKKGQNARLAVQSSGWKIDIKSATDAQIQGLKQAE; encoded by the coding sequence ATGATCAGCAAAGAGTTTTTCAAGGCATTGGACCAGATCGCCATCGAACGCGGCCTCGACCGCGCGAAGATCCTCGACGTGTTCGCCAAGGGTCTCCTGAACGCCTACAAGAAGGACTACGACGGCTATCAGAACGCCGAAGTCGTCTACAACGAGGACAAGTACGAGATCCAGATCGTGACCACCTCGACGGTCGTCGAGACCGTCGACCCGGAGGCCGAGAAGGGAACCCAGATCACCCTCGAGGAAGCGCAGGTTCTCAAGAAGAACGCGAAGATCGGCGACGTGATCGAACAGCGGATCACGCCGAAGGACTTCGGCCGCATCGCCGCTTCCTCCGCCAAGCAGATCCTGACGCAGGGGCTGAAGCAGCTCGAACGCGACCACGCCTACGACCTCTTCGTCGAGAAGACCGGCGAGATGGTGATCGCCGACGTCGTCGCGATCACCGAGGACTTCATCACCCTCAACGTCGGCCACGACACCGAGACCTCGATCCCGACCAAGGATTTCCCGCAGAATGACCTCACCCTCGGATCGCAGGTGCGCGTCTACATCACCAAGGTCGAAGCGACGACCAAAGGCCCGAAGGTGTTCGTCTCGCGCACCGACCGCAACCTCGTCAAGCGCCTGATGGAGAACGCCATCCCCGAACTGCAGGAGGGTGTCGTCGAGATCATGGGCCTCGCCCGCGACCCGGGCGACCGCTGCAAGGTCTGCGTCATGTCCAACAATCCGAAGGTCGACCCGGTCGGTGCCTGCCTCGGCCGCGGCGGCTCGCGCATCAAGAGCGTGATCGACTCGCTCGACGGCGAGAAGATCGACGTCTACGCCTGGAACGAGGATCCGCGCATCCTCGTCTCGAACTCGATCTCGCCCGCCAAGACCGTCGACGTCATCGTCGACGTCAAGGAGAAGACCGCGATCGCCGTCGTCCCGGACGACATGCTTTCGCTCGCCATCGGCAAGAAGGGCCAGAACGCCCGCCTCGCCGTCCAGTCGAGCGGCTGGAAGATCGACATCAAGTCGGCCACCGATGCCCAGATCCAGGGTCTGAAGCAGGCCGAATGA